GGTTGATGGACAAGGGCAAGTTCATCATCAGTTGCCATTCTTGGTGGAAGGATATCCTGATCACGAATAGCATTCGATTTTCTAAGGAGGTCCAGAGTAATATCTACACGGAGTTGATTAAAAGGATGATCTGAGCTAAAACGATAGTCCCTATAGTTCGACGAATAGATAAAGGCAGCATTATTTACATTCATTAGTCAACCCCCGGAATACTTGGCCATAGAATTTCATAGCCGGCATTCGTAAGGTCATCCAGGATCGGAAGGGGATTCATCGTCTGGACTCGAAAAACCAAAATTTTAGACCATTCATCTTCAGGGTCCGGATAGACCAATACAGAAGTTATATTTACTTTTCTCTTACCAAATACTTTAGTGACCTCGGGCAACATCCCAGGTTTATTTCTAACTCTGACCTCAATTTGAGAGCTCTGGACATGAACGCCAGTCAATTGAATTAAGGTATATAACATATCCTTCTCTGTAATGATTCCAACCAACTTTTCGTCTTTGGTTACAGGCACACAAGCAATTTCATATTCATAAAAGATAGAAGCTATTTCCTCAACAAAATCCAGAGGATGAACAGTAATTACCGGAGAGGTCATAATGGATCTTAGGGTATTCTTAAGCTCATTCTTGGATGACTCAAGATCAAAAATAGATGGACTGGCATCTCTTACATCTCGGTCTGAAACAATTCCAATTACATGATTCTCATCATCTACGATTGGAATATGTCTGATATGATGTTCCTGAAGTAGTTTGAGGGCTGTTTCTATTGTTTCTTCTGGAGGAAGCTTAATAACCTCTTTTTTCATAACTTTTTCAACAAGCACTAGAATCACTCCTTTGGTTAAGAATAACGAGATCTTCCTAAAAAGCGAAGTTCATTAAATTTATCAATAGTCTCCTGATCGACATTCGAGCCAATTCTCACCATTAAACAGTTGGCGGGATGGGAGATGATTTCTGGATCATCAGTTGGAGCAGGCACAAGACCACCTGCACCCATCATCCGCTCCATCACGTTACGGTATTCCCATACAGAGAGCTGAGTCCCAGTTAAATCCCAATGCCAATAATATTCTGTGGAAATGATAATATAATTTTCCATGGCTGGATCTATCATAGATAACTTAAGCAAGTTAGAACCAACTTTAGCGCCTCGGTATGCAGGGATTACTTCAATAGCCCCTAACTCTAGTAATCGTTCAAGTTTAAATACGGACCATCTCTCTAAGGGATCTGGATAAAGATAAGTTACATAGCCAACAATCGTATCTTCCGTTCTAGCTACAATAATTCTGCCTTCTTCTAATTCAGCAATTTCCTTTAAGGCTTGAAATTGTTTATCTGCAGGCCGAAAAGCTATTAATTTCTCGTGGAAATAGTAATGAGAGAGTTGCTCCGATGATAGGGGACCTTCAATAACTATATCCTCTATTGAGGTTGGAATTTTAATGGAATGAAAAGTTTTAGGATGTTTCATTCTTTCACCACCTTTTTTCTTATCCCTATTATACATTGAAAAGGAAAGACATCCTAGGTAAGATTCTAAACATTCTCTGACATAAGGAATTTTAAGGATTATATCTAGTTAGGTGCACCAACCCATATTAGGTAAGCAACCTACTTACGCGACCGAGTGTATACACGAAAAAAGATGATTCCTCACAAGAGAGAAATCATCTTTTAAATTTTCTGGATTAATTACTTTTGTCCCATCGATTATGATTTAATTTTCAATATTGGGAGGAGGAATTTGTGTATCGCCGTCTCCATCACCTTCTTCTGGGGGGCTAGGTTCCTCAGGATTATCCCCACCGTTGTCATCATTACCACCGTTTCCGTTCCCATTACCGTCTCCTTCTGGAGGATCGTCAGGTTCTTCGTCTTTTGGAGGCTCTTTTCCAACCACTGAAGAGTAACCCGATTCATTACCAAGATAGTCAACAGCAACGATTACGAATTGTTGATTAGGATTTTGGATTTTTAACTCCGTTCCCTTTGTGCTACCTATAACGGAATAAGTTTCACTTGATTTTGTATATACACGATATCCAATTACATCTTCTGCTGGAGATGCATTCCAAGTAATCATATCTCCATTCATTTTTACACTTGTAGGAGCAGAAGGCACTTTTCCATCATCAGGTATATTTTCTGTGGATGGTAAAGCAATTTTAGCCCATGACCCTTCCCTAGTAGGGAACAGCTCATTCATATTTTCTAGCTTATCGTAACCTTTCTCTTTTAAAAATTCAGGATTTAAATAGATTCCTTCTTCTGTAAACTCAGGTGGAGTATTTTCACTCGCCACATATGTGTTTTCACCAATA
The DNA window shown above is from Bacillaceae bacterium S4-13-56 and carries:
- a CDS encoding acetoin utilization AcuB family protein → MLVEKVMKKEVIKLPPEETIETALKLLQEHHIRHIPIVDDENHVIGIVSDRDVRDASPSIFDLESSKNELKNTLRSIMTSPVITVHPLDFVEEIASIFYEYEIACVPVTKDEKLVGIITEKDMLYTLIQLTGVHVQSSQIEVRVRNKPGMLPEVTKVFGKRKVNITSVLVYPDPEDEWSKILVFRVQTMNPLPILDDLTNAGYEILWPSIPGVD
- a CDS encoding GNAT family N-acetyltransferase; the protein is MKHPKTFHSIKIPTSIEDIVIEGPLSSEQLSHYYFHEKLIAFRPADKQFQALKEIAELEEGRIIVARTEDTIVGYVTYLYPDPLERWSVFKLERLLELGAIEVIPAYRGAKVGSNLLKLSMIDPAMENYIIISTEYYWHWDLTGTQLSVWEYRNVMERMMGAGGLVPAPTDDPEIISHPANCLMVRIGSNVDQETIDKFNELRFLGRSRYS